The region gttgtaaatagcttctattttattctctaaaaaaaaaaaagaaaagaaaaagaatcgAACTTTAACATGCAAATGATATATATTAGTGTTCATCAGGGAAACGGGAGCTTGGAAACGCGGaacctcctttctcctcttgtATTTTTATCCCCCCCATCATACTACTGTGCAAAGCCAATTTGGGCACATTTTCCTCCAAAAATAAGCAGTTTAATTCAGTAACGGGGTGCAGGAGCTCGTGGGGAGGGGGCCACAggatggattttatttttttgccccCTCCACCCCGAACCATTCGCCCCCATCTGCGTGAGACACAATCACGACCCGATACCGAAACCCCGACCCCCCCGCTCGGTATCGCGACTCCTCAGGTTTCCACCTCGAGCacagggtttggttttttttccccttccccaggtgcctGGGGGGGCCCGTGCTGGTGGGACCCCcccctcttttttatttttacttgggGAAGTGGCGATCTCAGGGGATTTGGGGATTTCCCAGcctattttggggttttttagcctttttttttccccccctctccaGAGCTGGAAATGCCCCGTGGTGGCTccgggggggtccgggggcTCCGTccggctcctgctgctgtgggatCAGCCCCCGGGTGGGTCTTGTACCCGGGGCGGGCGCTCGATTTTCTTAGCGAGTTTTTGTACAGTCGCTGTTTTGGGTTGGTTGTtccattttttcatttcaattcttttcatttccccctcttccctccccctctttttttttttttttttttgagagtgtATTACCTcccactttatttttctttttgcatatcgatttaaaaaaagaaaaagaaaaaaaaaaagcctaaatcAGTTTCTCTGgggtttggaaagaaaaaaaaagcgaCGGACGCAGCTGCAGCCGCACGTACCCAGCGCGCAGATCTTGACTCAGGTAAAAAAacgaaaaagaaaggaaaaaaaaaaagacaaaaaaaagaaaaataaaaaccacattcTACCTCTGAGAGCGGCGGCCTCGGGCGCACCCAGGCCCccaatgaaatatttcagttttgcaaacaTTCAGGTATTGAAACttttgattattaaaaaaaaattaaaaaattttttaaaaaaagataaaataaaacactgaaagttTACATTTTATAATAACATTATTATACAGATTGTATTTAAACTTCAGAATATTTAAGACAATTGTAACCCTGTAAAGttgatgaaatattaaaaaaaaaaaaaaaaaaaccaaaaccaaacaacaggtGTCGTGTGGGGTTTGTGTCCCTGGGGGACCGGGGCCTGTAGCGCTATAGGGTGCGTGTGCGGTGCCTATAGAGCTGGGGTGTCCAGGGATCCCTGTGCGGGACCTACAGGGTGTCACGAGGTGCCCAGCGGGTCCCTATAGGGCTGTTGGATGTCTATGGGATCCCTATAGGTTGTCCATAGGTCCCTACAGGGTGTCCCTGGGGTCCCTATAGCGCTGTGGGGTGGCCACAGGTCCCCACAGGGTGTCCCTGGGGTCCCTATAGTGCTGTGGGGTGGCCATAGGTCCCCACAGGGTGTCCCTGGGGTCCCTATAGCGCCCCCTGCAGTCCCCACCGCCCCTCCCGGGGCGGGCCCCGCGTAGCTTCCGGCCGCGTGCGGCCGCCGCGGCaagccccgccccgcgcaggcgCGCGGCCCGGGCGGTGCCGCTCCTGATtggccgccgcccggccggctGGGCGGGGCGGAGGGCGGCGCTCTAGGCGGCAGCCGCGCTCTCTCTGGCCCTGGCGGACCGCGAAGATGGCGGCGCCCACGGAGGTGGCGCTGGTGGCGGACGCGGCGGGGCCGCTGTGCAACTGCTCGGTGTGGGAGCTGCACTCGGGCGCGGCGCTGCCCGGGTACCGCGGCGGCAACAGCGGCCCGCGCGGGCTGGCGCTGCTGGGCGGCGAGCACCTGCTGGGGGCCCAGCTGGGCAAGAGCTACATCAACGtctgggagctgcagaggaaggtaccgccggggccggggccgcggccggggcgggcagggcccgCGGAGGGACCCTCCGGCTCGGGGGGAGGCGCCAGGACCCTGCAGAGCCTGCTCTGTGCCGCTCTACCCCTGGAGACCCCCTGTGTCTATGGTCAGACCCCCCCCCCGCTAGGGCCCCTCTCTCCATACAAACCCCCGTCTCTATGGTCAGCCCCCCAGGGCCCTTCTCTCCATACAAACCCCCTGTCTCTATGGTCAGACCCCTTCCAGGACCCCTCTCTCCATACAACCCCCCCATCTCTATGGTCAGCCCACCCCCCAGGGCCCCTCTCTCCATCCAAACCCCCATCTCTATGGTTGGTCCCCACCCAGGGTCCCGTTTCCCccctgtgctccagccccactgagtgtccccgtgtcccttcTCCCCCAGGACCAGCTCCAGCAGAAGATCATCTGCCCGGGGCCCGTGACCTGCCTGGCGGCCTCTCCCAATGGGCTCTACGTGCTGGCGGGGGTCGCCGAGAGCATCTACCTGTGGGAGGTGAGGGGGACGGGGGCGCGGGGACCCTCGGCTCTACCGCGGCACCTGGGACGTCCCCCACGGTGCCTCAGCGCTCTCCTGCCCGCAGGTCTCCAACGGGAACCTCCTGGCCATCCTGAACCGGCACTACCAGGACCTCACCTGCCTCTGCTTCACCGATGACAGCAGCCACTTCCTCTCGGGGGCCAAGGACTGCCTGGCGCTGGTGTGGAACCTCTGCAGGTGGGGGGCCTGGGTGGGGATAGGGAGCGCCTGGGAGAGGAAAATCAGAACAGCCGCAGGTCTGAGCTGTCTCCCCAGCCCAGGGGTCTGTCCCCTCCTCACGTGGCTGCCGTCCTGCTGCCGGGGACATCTCTCCCAGTGCCTCGTCACTGTTTCCCAAGCTGCGGCATGTGGCTCCAACTTCTCTGCCTCGCTTGACACTGAGCGGGTCGTGCTCTGTCCCCACTCGCGCAGCCaaggtctctgtcccctcttGGCAGTGGCCTCTGTCCTCGGTGTCACACGTGCTGTGTCCCGCGCGGTCCGTGCAGCCGGGGGAGCCGACCCGGAGGGAGCAgagcctcagctgctccccCTACAGCCGCTCAGCTCCGGCGTCCCCCGCCCTGCGCTGGCTGACCCACCGTTGTCCCCACAgcgtgctgcaggcagagccctcccAGATCCCAGACCCTCGGCACGTCTGGTCCCGGCACAGCCTCCCCATCACCGACCTGTGCTGCGGCTTCGGGGGGGCCCTGGCACGAGCCGCCACAGCCTCCCTGGACCAGACAGCCAAGGTAAAGCTCAGctcaggctgggctgggctcagcCCCGCCTGGGAGGGGCTGTCCTGGGGCAGGATGGGTGCGGGGCGGGTTCAGGGCCATTTTGGAGCTGCCCGGGAAACTTCTTGTCTTGTGGTCACAAAGCGGCTGCTCCTGGTTGTGCCGCGGTTGTGCCGTGGATGCGGTTTTCCCCTCGGCAGTGAGGAGGGGCTGTGGAACGTGCCGCCAGCTGGTGCTGGTGAGCAGCAGGCGTTCCTCCCATCCTGCTAGCAACACTGAAGCCCCCGATTCCCCTGTCCCCTCTCAGCTCTGGGAGGTGTCATCGGGGGAGCTCCTGCTCTCCGTCCTCTTCGACGTGGGGATCATGGCCGTGACGCTGGACCTGGCCGAGTACCACATGTTCTGCGGCGGGATGGACGGTTCCATCTTCCAGGTGGAGCTCTGCGCCTGGGTGAGTGCCGGGGGCTGCCCACGACGTGGCACTGAGCCGCTGTCACCTCTGATGTGACCAGCGTCACCTGCCCCGGGGCACGGGAGGGCCTGGgttcccctgtgtcccctctgtcccttccAGACACAGTGATGAACCCGCTGCCTTCAGCCTGCCTGAGTTTAAACCGCTCTCTGCTTCCCTTCATTTCTGCAGCCGGTGCAGCGAGACCGGAGCTTCCAGCCAGAGCGGGAGAGCGGGAGAGTCTTCAAAGGGCACAGGTGAGGGGCTGGCCGCACCTGCCGAACCCTTCACGCCCCATCTGCCGAACCCTTCACGCCCCGTCTGCCCCCTTGCCGGCTTCCAACACTCCTCAGGTCACCGGGAGTTTAAACGTCCTCTTCCCCATTCCAGGAACCAGGTGACGTGTCTGTCGGTCTCCACGGACGGCAGCCTCCTGCTCTCGGGCTCACACGACGAGACCGTCCGGCTGTGGGACATCCAGAGCAAGCAGTGCCTGAGGACGGTGAATCACAAAGGTcggcagcccccagcaccggGATCCCGTCCCGCggcgctgccggagcagctgccagctcagccctgacGCTGCCCCGGGCACTTCGGGTGTTTCTCTGCCCCTTGTTTCACACCCTGGGGAGGGCGGAGGGGttggagggagggcagaggtgTTCCAGGGACGCCGGGGCTGTCTGAGGTCACTGTCAACAGCCCCTGTGCCCTGTGAGGTGAGTCACAGACCTCACCCTGTCGCCAGGTCACCCAGGATCTTCCTCCTTGTTTTCCTCAGGGAGCTGTGGCCCCACATGCACCCGAACACCCGGGGCAGGCTGTGGGAGGGGGAGGACGTGTCTGGGGAAGGGACTGTCCCTGTGACCCCAGCGACGCGCACCCGTGAGCTCATTGGGCCTGGAGTGAATCTGATACGAGCCGTCGTCTGGGATTTCGGTCCCATGGCTCCGATAAACTGAGGGAATGAACTGGTACAGGCTGGGATCAGCGTCCAGGGAGAGCTGGAGTGGAGGGTCCCACACAGAGCATGGGCTCCTCGCAgcctccccaagcccccccgCACCACAGGACTGCGGCTCCTCTGTGTTACTGGGGCAGGCAGTTCCCAGCAGCGCTGGTTTCCAGCGCGTCCCCATCCCCTTggcctttctctccctcccagcAAGGTCTGTCCCCACTGCCGCCTGCTCACTCTCCGACGTGTTCCCTCAGCCCCCCCAGGGCCGCGGTGACAGCGGGCGTGATGGCCACCCTGCGCTCCCCCCGCCACGGTGTCACAAATAGATCGGGGGGGTCGGagcggggctgcagggcaggacaggcagcGGCTTTTCCGGCAAGTTTGGCTTGTCCTTGCTGGGGGGCAGATGGACTTTGGGGAACGGGGCTGCTCCCACTCACCCCGTGTCTGACCcatcccctcctgtccccacccAGGTCCTGTCACAAACGCCTTCATCGTGCTGGCCCCCGCCAACATGCTGAGCGCAGACGGGAAGCCCAGCGTCCCGCTGCCCAAGTTCAGCAAACACCTGCACGGCACCGAGAGCAGCGACGAGCAGGGCAGCGAGGGGGTGACGCTGCGCctggggcagcaccagcaggtaccggggctggaggggggtctgtgctggggGTGCAGAATTCTCCTCCAgccagggcagcgctggggtCGCTcggtgctggtggcagcagctccGCGGCCTGTTCTGATCTTCCCCCGCACTGCGAAACTTCCCCAAGTGCCAATTAACTGACTGTTGATGGGAGCTGTGCAGGCAGACGCAGGCAGGGCGCAAGCAGGGCACAGGCAGGCTCTTCCCTTGGCTGAGGCTCAGGGACactgggaggggacccaggactTCTGTGTTGATGTCACCTGTCCGGTCCCTGCAGGAGTCGGGGGAGAGCTACCTGGAGAAGGCGGAGAGGATGTATGCACAGATGCACTCAACCAGGGAGAAGGTGAGAGCTGCTCTGAGACGGGGAACTGCGTCCTGGTGCTGATCCGTGGGGGAAATCGCGTTCTGGTGCCGATCCCTTGGGGTTCCGCTCATCAGCTGAACCGCCCTGCACAAAGCTGGGGCGATAACAAGCCTTGGAACCCTGTgctggtgcaggcaggaggtgctgcagTTTGAGCAGGCACCTGATGCTTTTCTGTCGCCTTTTCCTGTCGCAGAACCTGGAGGGCAACCAGGAGCACCTGACGATCCAGGTGAGCGAGCTGGAAGAGGAGGTGAGCACCCTCCGGAAAATCAACAAGAACCTCTTTGACTTCTCCGCTCGCATCATCACCAAACCAGCCAATTGAAGCAGCACCTGCTGCCCGTGCACCCTCCACCTCTCCCTGCCCGGCTCcagggaagacacagccccGCCCGGGGCAGAACCAGcccccccggggcacctgcaCACACAGACGTGTGAACACGCCGGCTGCCTCCTCGCCAGTGCCGCTCACACACCGCAGCGTTTGCCCGCTCCCTCTGGCATCCACTGGTGACACAGGACTGAGACCCgcgggagctgcagggctgcgaGCGGGACCGCGGGGAAATTTCCACCCTGATTTGACACCGCGGGGACGTTTCCACCCTGATTCGCAGTGCCGGCAGGACAGACCGGAGCGTGACGGCTCCGAGGGAGGGTTCAGGACGCGGCTCCTCCTCTTTCCCCGTCTCTTTCCTTGGcccttttttgttccttttcattACTTGACCCTGCAGTGCGGACAGAAGAGTGTTTTTCTCTTGCTACCGGTTTGAGGTTGGATTTTAGAGACCCCTTCTGCCCCTCCCGCTCGGATCCCACCGTGGGCTCTCCTGACTGTGGGGGCTGAGTGGGTCCCATTCCGGGGGGAGGACCCGGAGCAGCGAAGGTGCCGCCCGGGGCAGGTGTGGGgtccctggggtccccagcctggggacGGGACTCCTGCCCGTCCATCCTCCTGCTccggcgggcaggggctgtgggggtaCGTGGGCTCAGAGTGGGGGTGACGGGTTTGGGGCGCAGGGCTGACTCCttcgggggggcggggggatcAGCAAGGTGCTATTTCCAATCTCCTAAGTCGacaatttatatatatttggaTGCAGCTCCTTTGTTTTCACGGTGTTCTGGGGAATCAGCCTTTTGTATTGTCACGAGCATGGCAGCGggggttgtgggttttgtttaggtttattttttacataaaagaTTTGTTTTTTATAGTGAAAGATGCCTGAGGGTTTTCTTTAACAGCCCGCTGGTGGGCAGAGACCCCAATGCCCCGGCGGGACTGGGACGGTGAGTGCTCCAGGGctttgtccctgtccccaggggtgcaggGGGCCCGTGGCCGTCCCCATGCGCACCCACCACCCCGGCCTGTTCAACGCTCCAGCACTGAGCGCAGTGGATTCCAAGTGCACTTTGAATTAaaccccagctcctgccagctcaCTTAGATAATGCTTTTAGCTTAATAAGCAGCGTTTCGCTCTCCTTTTGCTCCCACCTTCCTCCTGGCACTTTGCATCAACATTAATTGGCTGCAGTGGGGAGCGTGAGTCCGAGccagggtttggaggggacTGTTTCATGCCAAGAGCCTGTTTTcccccctcagctcctgcctgggcagtgggtgctGCTCCCTGGGGGATCCTGCTCTGGGCGGGGACCAGCACCCTCGACCAGGGGCCACCAGCGCTCCCCAGGCCAGGTTTGCTGAGATGACCCCCCCAGGTCCATCTGCGCAGGGGAATTCAGGAGCCATGACTCATTAGATTTGTCTGGTGATCAATAATTTTTGCCAGCTGGTGTTTGGCTCCGTTGCTCGCTTTCTTATTAATTTAGCAGAGGCTCTGTCTCCGGGGCAGCTGATGTTTGTGCTCTTTGTGGTGAGGGCCCCCTGTGCCGTGCCTCGGTTTCCCCTCTGTGGACCAGGAGAGTGACCCCCCCCCTTCCCTTCGCTGCGGGACGAGGCTGCAAAGCCGCCGCGGGTCCGGCTgaccgccccttccccaggcggtGGGACGGGCCCTGCGGCCGCCGGCCCCCCCCAGGTTTAATCTGATTACAGAGGGTGGAGGGATCCGGTCGTCGCCTTTACCGGAGGGCGGCAGTTACAGCTCCGAGCCCGGCCCAGCAGCCGCCTGAGGGGCTTTCCCCAGCCCGGGGGGGCGGCAGCGCCCGGCCGGAGGAGAAGGAAGGTCCCGATGGTCCAAAGGCAGCCGAGTCCCCGCCGAGTGCCGGGGCGCCCCGCGCTCCCTCCGGGGGACCCCGCGGTCCCTCTGCCGGCAgcagcgggcgggggcggggcgggggcgctgCGGGCTCCCCTGGGCCGTACCCGGCGGGACCCaccggggccgggcgggggctgcggggccggccGGAGACCCGCCCGTTCGGCTCGGGGACGGTGCGGGCGCCGCTGGCCGGGACCGGGGGCCGGGACTGACGGCGGGATCCAGCCGGTCCCTCCCCGTCGGTGCCGGCCCcacccgccgcccccgcccgcccggcgccgccccCGGTCCGCCCCGGCGGGGCGCagagcggcggggccggtgcGGGGCCGGTGCGGGCGCAtggcggggctgcgggcgctctggctgctgctggcggcggcgctgggcgcggggcgggggcacccgcagccctgccgggtcccggccccccccggccccgccgtgcGCCTCGGGGCGCtgctgccgcccgccgcccgcgcccGCCTCCGCGCCGCGCTGGCCACGgccgccgctcccggccccggggggagccccgggggggcGGCGCTGCCCCACAACCTCAGCCTGGAGCTGGTggcgggcggcccggccgcACGGGACCCGGGCTCGCTGGCGCGGTGGCTCTGCGGGGCGCTGGCGGGGCGCGGTGTCGCTGCCGTCCTGGCgctgccccgctcccgccgggagctgctccagctcGACTTCCTCGCCGCCGCCCTCCAGGTGCCGTTCGTCAGCCTCCTGGACACCCGCGGGCCGTTGCCCTTCCGAGCGCAGGTAAGAGCCGCCTCGGTACCGGCCCCGGGCGCACCTCGGCACCGCTCCCGGGGCGCTCGGATGCGGCCGCGGGGACCGGGGCCGCCGGGACGCAGCTCCCGTCCCTGCTAGTGCCGGCTTCGTCCCTCCTCTGTCCTTGCTCCGGTCCCGACTCCAATCCCGATCCTCATTCGGCTCCATCCCGGCTCTATCCCAAGGGTCCCCATCCCGGCTCCCCTCCGACTCCATCCCGACCCTAGTCCTGATCCCCTTCCCGATTCCATCCCGACTTCAGTTCTGATCCCCATCTCGGCTCTATCTGGGCTCTATTCCAACCCCTCATACTCGCTGCATCCCGACTCCCGCCCGGCTCCATCCTGGCCTCATCCCAACTCTATCCCAGCCCCCTCCTGGCCCCCATTCCAGCCCCGTCCTGCTCCAtgtctgctgctgcctctgggctCTTCCCACGGGCcggagcagggcagggggacagTCACCACCCCTGTGTGTTGACAGAGCCCTTTCCACTTCCACATGGACCGGCAGAGCTCGCTGGAGACGCTGGTGGACGTGCTGGTGAGCGTCCTGCGGGCCGACGGCTGGCAGGAGGCCAGCCTGGTGCTCTGCCACCCCTGGGGCGtctccagcttcctcagcctctGGGCTCGCCGCTCCCAGCTCTCCCTCCGCACCGTGCTGGACCTGGGCTACCTGGACGAGCCCGGGGCCACCCTCTACCTGCGGCAGCGCGGGGAGCGCTTCAGGGCCCTCTCCAgccctgcactgctgctgggCTGCGACCTGCGGCGCGCTCGGCTCATCTTCCAGCTGGCCGAGGAGCTGCCTCAGGAGCTGCGCTGGGTGCTGGGGTCCCCACTGAGCACCGGTGAGCTGCAGAGCGaggggctgcccctggggctgctggcctTCGGGGAGCTCAGCCGCCCGCCGCTGGAGCTCCTGGTGCAGGACGCGGTGGAGCTGGTGGCACAGGCCATCGCCAGCGCTGCCCGTGTCCGCCCcgacccagctctgctgcagaccACGGTGAACTGCAACACCAGGCGCCGGGCACACGGCGAGTCCCCGGGGCTCTTCCTCTCCAGGTAGGGATGTGCTGGGGGTGCCCCTTTCCCCCAGCCCGGCTCCATCGTGTTGGGGTGCACggggggcagagctgggggagcccagggctcagtgCGCAGAGCCCAGTGCTGTCCCCTGTGTGCAGCC is a window of Caloenas nicobarica isolate bCalNic1 chromosome 27, bCalNic1.hap1, whole genome shotgun sequence DNA encoding:
- the WDR18 gene encoding WD repeat-containing protein 18: MAAPTEVALVADAAGPLCNCSVWELHSGAALPGYRGGNSGPRGLALLGGEHLLGAQLGKSYINVWELQRKDQLQQKIICPGPVTCLAASPNGLYVLAGVAESIYLWEVSNGNLLAILNRHYQDLTCLCFTDDSSHFLSGAKDCLALVWNLCSVLQAEPSQIPDPRHVWSRHSLPITDLCCGFGGALARAATASLDQTAKLWEVSSGELLLSVLFDVGIMAVTLDLAEYHMFCGGMDGSIFQVELCAWPVQRDRSFQPERESGRVFKGHRNQVTCLSVSTDGSLLLSGSHDETVRLWDIQSKQCLRTVNHKGPVTNAFIVLAPANMLSADGKPSVPLPKFSKHLHGTESSDEQGSEGVTLRLGQHQQESGESYLEKAERMYAQMHSTREKNLEGNQEHLTIQVSELEEEVSTLRKINKNLFDFSARIITKPAN